A stretch of the Aminipila terrae genome encodes the following:
- a CDS encoding (2Fe-2S)-binding protein, producing the protein MEVKIKVNHKNITDNIPADLLLIDFLRKHGFYSVKRGCDTANCGLCTVLIADEPVLSCAVLTARANGSHITTLEGMQKEAEVFGSFMADEGAEQCGFCSPGFIMSVLAMEKEFEKKGITNPSEDQINKYLSGNLCRCTGYMSHTRAIMKYLKRAGGLK; encoded by the coding sequence ATGGAAGTAAAAATTAAAGTTAACCATAAAAATATTACAGACAATATTCCTGCAGACCTTTTACTAATCGACTTTTTAAGAAAACATGGTTTTTATAGTGTTAAACGTGGATGCGACACGGCTAATTGCGGACTTTGTACTGTGCTAATTGCGGACGAACCCGTATTGTCCTGCGCAGTTTTAACAGCAAGAGCTAATGGCAGCCATATAACCACTTTGGAGGGTATGCAGAAAGAAGCTGAAGTTTTCGGCAGTTTCATGGCCGATGAAGGAGCAGAACAATGCGGATTTTGCAGCCCAGGATTTATCATGAGTGTTTTGGCTATGGAAAAAGAATTTGAGAAAAAAGGTATTACAAATCCATCTGAAGACCAGATCAATAAATACTTATCCGGGAACTTATGCAGATGTACAGGATACATGAGCCACACAAGAGCTATTATGAAATACCTGAAAAGGGCAGGTGGATTAAAATGA